Genomic DNA from Clavibacter michiganensis:
GGGACCGCCCGCGAGCGGGAGCGGCTGTCGGCGGACATCCACGACACCGTCGCGCAGGACCTCACCGGCCTCGTGATGCTCGCGCAGCGCGGCCGGCGCGAGCTCCGCGGCGGCGAGACGGACGCCACGGACCGGACCCTGGCCCAGCTCGAGGACGGCGCGCGGGATGCGCTGACGCAGACCCGCGCGATCGTCGCGGCCACGGCGCCCGTCGAGCTGACGGACGGACTCGGTCAGGCGCTCGCGCGGCTGGGCGCGCGCCTGGAGCGCGAGGCGGGCATCCCCGTCGAGGTGCGCGCCGATGCGGGCGTCGGATCCGTCGACCGCGACGCCGAGGTCGTCCTCCTCCGCTGCGCCCAGGAGGGCCTCGCGAACGTGCGCCGCCACGCGGGCGCCTCCGCCGTGGAGCTGCTCCTGGAGCGCGACGGCGGCGACGCCGTGCTCGCGATCCGCGACGACGGGCGCGGGTTCGACCCTGCCCGCGCATCCGGCGGCTACGGCCTCGACGGCATGCGCCGCCGGCTCGACGCGGCAGGCGGGCGCCTCGACGTCGCGAGCGGCCCCGACGGCACGCGGCTCACTGCTCGCATCCCCGCGCACGTGGCGCCCGCGGCGGCCCACGTCGATCCGCGCGGCGCAGGCCCGACGCCCGCGTCGACCCCGGCCCCCGCCGCGACCCCGACCCGGGCCCGCGCATGACGCCCCCGTCCGTCCGCGTCGCCGTCGTCGACGACCACCCCGTCGTCCGCGCCGGCCTCGCCGCGCTGCTCGCGTCCGCCGACGACATCGACGTCGTCGGCCAGGCGGCCGACGGCGACGCGGCGGTCGCGCTGGCCCTCGCGGAGCGCCCCGACGTCGTCCTCATGGACCTGCGCATGCCCGGGCTCGACGGCGTCGGCGCGACCGCCCGGATCCGCGAGGAGGCGCCGGACGTGCGCGTCCTGGTGCTCACGACCTACGAGACCGATGCCAGCATCCTCACCGCCATCGAGGCGGGCGCGAGCGGCTACCTGCTGAAGGCGGCGCCCGAGGAGGAGATCCTCGCCGGCGTCCGCGCGGTGGCCCGCGGTGACGTGGCCCTCGCGCCCGCGATCGCCGCCGCGCTGGTCCGCCAGGTGGCGCGCCCCGCCGCCGAGCCCGCGCCCCTGACGCCGACCCTCAGCCCGCGCGAGACCGAGGTGCTCGCGCTCGTGGCCGCCGGCCGCACCAACGCGCGCATCGCCCTCGAGCTGCATGTGACCCCCGCGACCGTGAAGACGCACCTGCTGCACGTCTTCGAGAAGCTCGGCGTCGGCGACCGGACCCGCGCGGTCACGCTCGCGATGGAGCTCGGCCTGCTGCCGCCGGCTGCCCGCCCCGGCCGGGGCTGAGCCGCCTCCCGTCCCTCCGCCCCCATCCGCGGGACACCGCCGGTAACGCTTGGATAACGTCTGCCGGAAGCAGTATCGGCGGCTGCGGAAATGGATAAGTTCTGACCGACGACAAACGCACGGACCGCCGCGACCCGGCCGCTCCGCCGAGGGTCGCCCCGCACCGAACCCGCACCACCACCAGCACTCACCGCACCAGCACCCGACCCGAGGACGCGTCGGAGCACCACGGCCCTCGCGAGGACGCGACTGCCCGGTGCCCGCGCGACCCGGACGGGCCACCGAGAGGACCCGCCCCCATGGCATCCGGACGTAACGCACGAAAGATCAGCTCCCTCCTCCTCCTCGCCGGCGTCGCCGTCGGCATGACCGCCTGTGCGCCCCAGGGCGCCACGAACACCGGCTCGGGCGACGGCGGCGCCGCCGCCGGTGGCACCGAGTGCAACGTCGGCATCTCGATGCCGACCCGCAGCCTCGAGCGCTGGATCAACGACGGCGAGGGCCTCAAGACCAAGCTCGAGGGCGACGACTGCACCGTCGACCTCCAGTACGCCGACAACAAGACCGACGCGCAGATCAGCCAGATCCAGAACCAGGTCGCGGGCGGGGCGAAGATCCTCGTGGTCGCGGCCGTCGACGGCAAGACCCTCGGCCCGGCCCTCGAGGACGCGAAGAGCCAGGGCGTCACGGTCATCGCCTACGACCGCCTCATCAACGGCACGGACGCGGTCGACTACTACGCGACCTTCGACAACTACAAGGTCGGCACGCTGCAGGGCGAGTTCATCAAGGACACGCTCGACCTCGACAACGCGGCCGGGCCCTTCACGCTCGAGCCCTTCGCCGGCAGCCCCGACGACAACAACGCCGGCTTCTTCTTCGGCGGCGCGTGGGACGTGCTCCAGCCCTACGTCGAGAGCGGCAAGCTGACCGTGCCCTCGGGCAAGTCGCCCGCGACGAGCGCCGACTGGCAGGCCATCGGCATCCTCGGCTGGGGATCCGACGACGCGCAGGCCGAGATGGACAACCGCCTGCAGTCCTTCTACACGGGCGGCCAGAAGGTCCAGGTCGTGCTCTCGCCCAACGACAGCCTCGCGCTCGGCATCGAGGCGTCGCTCGCGAGCGCCGGCTACGCGCCCGGCGCCGACTGGCCCGTCATCACCGGCCAGGACGCCGACAAGGCGAACGTGCAGGCGATCCTCCAGGACAAGCAGTCCATGACCGTCTGGAAGGACACCCGGGCGCTCGGCGACCAGGTCCAGAAGATGATCGGCGAGATCGTGAAGGGCGACGAGGTCACGGTCAACGACACCAAGTCGTACGACAACGGCAACAAGGTCGTCCCGTCGTTCCTCCTCGACCCGCAGGTGGTCGTGAAGGACGACGTGCAGTCGGTCCTCATCGACTCCGGCTTCCTCAAGGCGTCCGACGTCGGCCTCTAGCCGTCATCGCGGCCGACGGGCGCCCGGCACCACGCCGGGCGCCCGTCGGCCGCGCATCCGTCTCCACCCGGCGCGCGCCGACAGGGCGCGCGCCACCGACCCGAACGGGAACCAGGAGCAGCAATGGACGACGTCATCCTGCAGATGACCGGCATCGTCAAGGAGTTCACGGGCGTGCGCGCCCTCGACGGCGTGGACGTCACCGTCCGCCGCGGCGAGGTGCACGCCATCTGCGGCGAGAACGGCGCGGGCAAGTCGACGCTGATGAAGGTGCTCAGCGGCGTGTACCCGCACGGCTCGTACGAGGGCACCATCAC
This window encodes:
- a CDS encoding sensor histidine kinase, whose protein sequence is MIPVRTVHLAYGVTMAVLVLLAIGSRGDAGWAAWGAIAAMTALYLLVGRRALEASAAASATEARLPPEPSAVVFLALVIPAATWGVASLSTFAVVQCVLCPLVWLLLDRVRDAVIGTLVLTGSIAVGFVVGFGDLPGALPTMALSQGLSLGGTIALGLWITRIADLSRERLQLLEGLRAAQAQVEELGREAGTARERERLSADIHDTVAQDLTGLVMLAQRGRRELRGGETDATDRTLAQLEDGARDALTQTRAIVAATAPVELTDGLGQALARLGARLEREAGIPVEVRADAGVGSVDRDAEVVLLRCAQEGLANVRRHAGASAVELLLERDGGDAVLAIRDDGRGFDPARASGGYGLDGMRRRLDAAGGRLDVASGPDGTRLTARIPAHVAPAAAHVDPRGAGPTPASTPAPAATPTRARA
- a CDS encoding response regulator transcription factor gives rise to the protein MTPPSVRVAVVDDHPVVRAGLAALLASADDIDVVGQAADGDAAVALALAERPDVVLMDLRMPGLDGVGATARIREEAPDVRVLVLTTYETDASILTAIEAGASGYLLKAAPEEEILAGVRAVARGDVALAPAIAAALVRQVARPAAEPAPLTPTLSPRETEVLALVAAGRTNARIALELHVTPATVKTHLLHVFEKLGVGDRTRAVTLAMELGLLPPAARPGRG
- a CDS encoding substrate-binding domain-containing protein, coding for MASGRNARKISSLLLLAGVAVGMTACAPQGATNTGSGDGGAAAGGTECNVGISMPTRSLERWINDGEGLKTKLEGDDCTVDLQYADNKTDAQISQIQNQVAGGAKILVVAAVDGKTLGPALEDAKSQGVTVIAYDRLINGTDAVDYYATFDNYKVGTLQGEFIKDTLDLDNAAGPFTLEPFAGSPDDNNAGFFFGGAWDVLQPYVESGKLTVPSGKSPATSADWQAIGILGWGSDDAQAEMDNRLQSFYTGGQKVQVVLSPNDSLALGIEASLASAGYAPGADWPVITGQDADKANVQAILQDKQSMTVWKDTRALGDQVQKMIGEIVKGDEVTVNDTKSYDNGNKVVPSFLLDPQVVVKDDVQSVLIDSGFLKASDVGL